A genome region from Methylohalobius crimeensis 10Ki includes the following:
- a CDS encoding cation-transporting P-type ATPase codes for MADLKPEDSAQNRPWHHLTAEKVIAELRSDEQEGISEEEADRRIQRYGPNRLPEPKKRSLLLRFLSHFHNLLIYILVAAAAIAGLLGHWVDTGVIFGVVLINAVIGFVQEGKAEKALDAIRNMLAPRASVVRDGTRQNLSAEALVPGDVVLLEPGDKVPADLRLIKSKNLQIQEAILTGESLPVEKSPTSVDERAAIGDRRSVAFSGTLVSAGQGVGVVVATGPATEIGRISGMLAEVERVTTPLLRKMDRFSRWLSVAIVVSVVAIFGVGVWLQGQDMNTMFMTVVGLAVAAIPEGLPAILTVTLALGVQRMAARHAILRRLPAVETLGSVTVICSDKTGTLTRNEMTVRTVATAEHTFKTSGVGYDLHGGFTLDDGEIEAAKYPHLIELMRAAALCNDSALRPHQGQWIVSGDPMEGALLTAAFKAGLDYRREGKRVPRTDAIPFDSDHRFMATLNHDHDGNGFIWVKGAPERLLEMCSWQRSGDGRSAPIEWEYWQERIDAIAAEGQRVLAVAMRPTHADHVELMFDEVDHDLILLGLLGLMDPPREEAIAAISECRSAGIRVKMITGDHASTALAIARQLRLENCGEALTGQDLDRLPEQDWVEVSERVDVFARTTPEHKLKLVEALQKSGHVLAMTGDGVNDAPALKRADVGVAMGRNGTEAAKEAAEMVLADDNFASIAQAVREGRTVYDNLKKAILFLLPVNGGESMTIVVALFAGLVMPITPLQILWVNMVSSVALAMALAFEPPEPNVMRRPPRPPAEPILSALLLWRIAFVSFLFVVGVFGIFLLAQTDGSTLEEARTYAVNTLVTLEIFYLFNARHLGTTALHPKRMFGNRAALIAVVVVIVLQLTFTYAPFMETFFDTRPVDFIHGAEIVGIGVMLFLILEAEKGLRLWVQRRRVRQGR; via the coding sequence ATGGCCGACCTGAAACCCGAGGATAGCGCGCAAAACCGACCTTGGCATCACCTAACCGCGGAAAAGGTGATCGCCGAATTGCGTAGCGACGAACAGGAGGGAATTTCCGAGGAAGAAGCGGATCGCCGCATTCAGCGCTACGGACCGAACCGCCTGCCGGAGCCCAAAAAGCGCAGTCTGCTGCTGCGTTTCTTAAGCCACTTCCACAATCTGCTGATTTATATTTTGGTCGCCGCCGCGGCGATCGCCGGATTGCTCGGCCATTGGGTGGATACCGGCGTGATTTTTGGCGTGGTGCTGATCAACGCCGTTATCGGCTTTGTGCAGGAGGGAAAAGCGGAAAAAGCCTTGGACGCTATCCGCAACATGCTTGCTCCTCGCGCGTCGGTGGTCCGGGACGGTACGCGGCAGAATTTATCCGCCGAAGCATTGGTGCCGGGCGATGTGGTTTTGCTGGAGCCCGGGGACAAGGTGCCGGCCGATCTGCGTCTGATCAAATCCAAGAATCTACAGATTCAAGAGGCCATTCTTACTGGTGAGTCGTTGCCGGTGGAAAAATCTCCCACCTCCGTCGATGAGCGAGCGGCTATCGGCGACCGCCGGTCCGTCGCTTTTTCCGGAACCCTGGTGAGTGCTGGCCAAGGAGTTGGCGTCGTGGTGGCTACCGGCCCCGCCACCGAAATCGGGCGAATCAGCGGCATGTTGGCCGAAGTGGAGCGAGTGACCACCCCGCTGTTACGAAAAATGGACCGCTTCTCGCGCTGGCTCAGCGTGGCGATCGTGGTCTCGGTGGTGGCCATCTTCGGAGTGGGGGTTTGGCTTCAGGGCCAGGATATGAACACTATGTTCATGACCGTCGTCGGTTTGGCGGTGGCGGCGATTCCGGAAGGGTTGCCCGCCATCCTCACCGTCACCCTCGCCCTGGGCGTACAGCGGATGGCGGCTCGCCACGCCATTCTCCGGCGCCTGCCGGCGGTGGAAACCCTGGGGTCGGTGACGGTGATCTGTTCCGATAAAACCGGCACCCTCACCCGCAATGAAATGACCGTGCGCACCGTCGCCACGGCCGAGCACACCTTCAAAACCAGCGGCGTGGGCTACGATCTGCACGGCGGATTTACCTTGGATGATGGGGAAATCGAGGCGGCCAAATATCCTCACCTTATCGAATTAATGCGCGCCGCCGCCTTGTGCAACGATTCCGCCTTGCGCCCACATCAGGGTCAGTGGATCGTGTCGGGCGATCCGATGGAAGGCGCCCTGCTCACTGCCGCTTTTAAAGCCGGCCTGGATTATCGGCGCGAGGGTAAACGCGTGCCGCGCACCGACGCCATCCCCTTTGATTCCGATCATCGCTTCATGGCCACCTTGAACCACGACCACGATGGTAACGGCTTCATTTGGGTCAAGGGAGCCCCCGAGCGCCTGCTGGAGATGTGTTCGTGGCAGCGATCCGGCGACGGTCGCAGCGCGCCCATAGAGTGGGAATACTGGCAGGAGCGGATCGACGCCATCGCCGCCGAGGGCCAGCGGGTGTTGGCGGTGGCGATGCGTCCGACTCATGCCGATCACGTCGAGCTGATGTTCGACGAGGTGGACCATGACTTGATTCTGCTGGGATTGCTGGGACTGATGGACCCGCCCCGCGAGGAGGCCATCGCCGCCATCTCCGAGTGCCGTTCCGCCGGCATTCGGGTCAAGATGATCACCGGCGATCACGCCTCCACCGCGCTGGCCATCGCCCGCCAACTCCGGCTGGAGAATTGCGGGGAAGCGCTCACCGGTCAGGATCTCGATCGGCTGCCTGAGCAGGACTGGGTAGAGGTCAGCGAACGGGTGGACGTGTTCGCCCGTACCACCCCGGAACACAAGCTCAAGCTGGTGGAAGCGCTCCAAAAATCCGGTCATGTGTTGGCCATGACCGGTGACGGGGTCAATGATGCCCCCGCCTTGAAGCGGGCCGATGTGGGGGTCGCAATGGGCCGCAACGGTACCGAGGCGGCCAAGGAAGCGGCGGAGATGGTGCTCGCTGACGATAATTTTGCTTCCATTGCCCAAGCGGTCCGGGAAGGGCGTACTGTCTACGACAATCTGAAAAAGGCGATTTTATTCCTTCTGCCGGTCAACGGAGGTGAGTCCATGACCATAGTGGTGGCCTTGTTCGCCGGATTGGTCATGCCGATCACTCCCCTCCAGATCCTCTGGGTGAACATGGTCAGTTCCGTAGCGCTGGCCATGGCGCTGGCCTTTGAGCCCCCCGAACCTAATGTGATGCGGCGCCCGCCGCGTCCACCCGCTGAACCGATTCTGTCCGCATTGCTCTTATGGCGTATTGCCTTCGTTTCGTTCCTGTTCGTGGTGGGAGTGTTCGGCATTTTCCTCCTTGCCCAAACTGACGGTTCAACCCTGGAGGAAGCCCGTACCTATGCGGTGAACACCCTGGTAACCCTGGAAATTTTTTATCTGTTTAATGCACGTCATCTCGGTACAACGGCTCTGCATCCGAAACGAATGTTCGGCAACCGGGCGGCACTGATCGCCGTAGTGGTGGTGATTGTGCTACAACTGACTTTCACCTATGCGCCTTTCATGGAGACCTTTTTCGACACGCGTCCGGTGGATTTCATCCACGGGGCGGAAATCGTCGGCATCGGTGTCATGCTGTTTTTGATCCTGGAGGCGGAAAAGGGCCTCCGTCTATGGGTGCAGCGGCGGCGCGTCCGACAAGGCCGGTGA
- a CDS encoding CopD family protein, with protein MPWLVLLHISAVVCWCGSLLYMPALLAGAPLLPLVKDEGNGHLASSRLLFTLFATPAALVAVASGTLVFVTGGIVALWLILKLTLVAGLVFCHVLTGLLLVYAWHHPHRNPMLPCLLLGAVMTGLILAVLGLVLTKPF; from the coding sequence ATGCCTTGGCTTGTACTCTTACATATTTCGGCCGTGGTGTGCTGGTGCGGGTCCCTGCTTTATATGCCGGCCTTGCTAGCCGGGGCGCCGCTCCTCCCGCTGGTGAAAGACGAAGGAAACGGCCATCTCGCCAGTTCCCGTCTCCTTTTCACCCTCTTTGCCACCCCGGCGGCCCTGGTCGCCGTCGCGTCGGGCACCCTGGTGTTCGTTACCGGCGGTATCGTGGCCTTGTGGCTCATCTTGAAACTCACCTTGGTCGCCGGCCTGGTGTTTTGTCATGTGCTGACCGGCCTGCTGCTCGTCTACGCCTGGCACCATCCGCACCGCAACCCGATGCTGCCTTGCCTGCTGCTGGGCGCCGTTATGACGGGCTTGATTCTGGCGGTGCTCGGGTTGGTGTTGACCAAACCGTTTTAG
- a CDS encoding DUF2231 domain-containing protein yields the protein MEPRPIRSRMAIAGHPIHPMLIHFPVAALLGLVVVDLAYLYTQDAFWMRAGLWLAGIGALAGWLAAAVGLIDLLTVPAIRRLITAWCHALMAVMMLSLASLNWLLRFKEALPLQPWGIYLSLLTAALIAAASVLGGQLVYGYAVGVQVGERETES from the coding sequence ATGGAACCACGCCCGATTCGCAGTCGCATGGCCATCGCCGGACACCCGATTCACCCCATGTTGATTCATTTCCCGGTGGCCGCATTGCTGGGCCTGGTGGTGGTCGATTTGGCCTATCTCTACACCCAGGATGCCTTTTGGATGCGGGCCGGCCTCTGGCTGGCGGGGATCGGCGCCTTGGCGGGCTGGCTGGCGGCGGCGGTCGGCCTGATCGATCTGCTCACCGTGCCCGCCATCCGCCGCTTGATCACCGCCTGGTGCCATGCGCTCATGGCGGTCATGATGCTGTCGCTGGCTTCGCTCAACTGGCTGCTGCGCTTCAAGGAGGCGCTTCCCCTGCAGCCCTGGGGCATTTATCTCTCCTTGCTCACCGCCGCCCTGATCGCGGCGGCCAGCGTGCTGGGCGGACAACTGGTCTACGGCTACGCGGTGGGTGTCCAGGTAGGCGAAAGGGAGACCGAATCTTGA
- the coxB gene encoding cytochrome c oxidase subunit II, producing MRRQRFTVSSSLTSLWAAGTLFFLGGCAGPQSVLDPAGPSARAIAWLWWGMFIYASLVLIVIVGLWLHAMRREPAPDRKSTSRHAIRWIVGGGVVLPVVSLGMLLAFGIPIGHRLLPLPLEAGSPLRIEVTGHRWWWEVVYPEARVALRNELHLPAGVPVDIRVTSADVIHSFWLPRLGGKIDAIPGHTNVLRLVADVTGSYPGQCSEFCGAGHARMRLEAKVHSPSDFDVWLRSRQRSPAVPENETASRRLEAP from the coding sequence TTGAGAAGGCAGCGGTTCACGGTCTCTTCCAGTTTAACTTCGCTCTGGGCGGCGGGCACCCTTTTTTTTCTGGGCGGATGCGCCGGGCCCCAGTCCGTGCTGGACCCGGCGGGACCGTCCGCGCGTGCCATTGCGTGGCTGTGGTGGGGGATGTTTATCTATGCGAGCTTGGTGCTGATCGTTATCGTGGGCTTATGGCTCCATGCCATGCGGCGTGAACCGGCGCCGGACCGGAAATCGACCAGCCGCCATGCTATCCGCTGGATCGTCGGCGGGGGTGTGGTGTTGCCGGTGGTCAGTTTGGGAATGCTGTTGGCTTTCGGCATTCCGATCGGACACCGCTTGCTGCCGCTGCCCCTGGAAGCGGGATCGCCGCTTCGGATCGAGGTCACCGGACACCGATGGTGGTGGGAGGTCGTCTATCCCGAGGCGCGGGTGGCCTTGCGAAACGAACTGCACCTGCCGGCCGGCGTACCGGTGGATATTCGGGTGACCAGTGCCGATGTGATCCATTCCTTCTGGCTCCCGCGGCTGGGAGGCAAGATCGATGCGATCCCCGGGCACACCAACGTCTTGCGGCTCGTGGCCGACGTCACTGGTAGCTACCCGGGACAGTGCTCGGAATTTTGCGGCGCCGGACATGCCCGTATGAGACTCGAGGCAAAGGTGCATTCTCCCTCGGATTTCGATGTCTGGCTGCGATCCCGCCAGCGATCGCCGGCCGTGCCTGAAAACGAAACCGCCTCTCGCAGGCTGGAAGCGCCATGA
- the ctaD gene encoding cytochrome c oxidase subunit I, translating to MNESTSIHGQFNEVWGNPRGWRALTIVNHTTIGLRFMLTGGAFFLIGGMLAMLMRIQLARPGRDWLAPDTYDQLFTMHGTVMMFLFAIPILEGLAMYLVPKMIGARDLVFPRLSAFGYWCYLFGGLILLSSLCLGIAPNVGWFLYTPLSGPVYSPGPNPDFWLLGITFVEVSTLGGGIELAASILRSRTAGMALRHMPLFCWYILVMSLMIVVGFPPLILASILLELERALNMPFFDVARGGDPILWQHLFWLFGHPEVYIIFLPGAGIVSTLVPVFARRPMVGYRWVVLAVITTGFLSFGLWVHHMFATGIPHLAQGFFSVASMLVAIPTGVQVFAWLATLWVGRPVFRLPMLWVTGFLVIFLAGGLTGVMLALIPFNWQVHDTHFVVAHFHYVLVGGMLFPLIAGLYYWLPHFSGRMPSDILGRWGFWLTFIGFNAGFLIMHLTGLLGMPRRVYTYRAELGWDLPNLITSLSGFILAMGIAMILVDLALHWRFGRPAKSNPWDADTLEWATGTPPSPYNFISLPACPTRHPLWERPDLQTTISEGRHALTTIGHGRRETWGSDPVTGKVREIIHLPGNSLLPFWAASALAVLCVCLLLRAYAWAGIAALVSLGFLLRWSWENGAHPAAAPDARTLPGEPPLHSRTFDGPGLYGMAITLLADASLFVSFLFGWLYTWTVAPGEWGSGDTPVAWSVLALSGGLLTGAAFWFQRVVRWLRTKTEKHLPRHLWGIACVGAVHCLSLFWIWDGAGPNATGNVHGAILTVFWAYLLCHSGLATLMTGLQAWRAGVGYVTPAIPYEPRVVALWWLYTAGVFWVGFAILALVSLTRGGA from the coding sequence ATGAACGAATCGACAAGCATTCATGGGCAATTCAACGAGGTCTGGGGCAATCCGCGCGGATGGCGCGCCCTGACCATCGTCAACCACACCACCATCGGGCTTCGCTTCATGCTCACCGGCGGCGCGTTTTTCCTGATCGGCGGGATGCTGGCGATGTTGATGCGGATTCAATTGGCGCGCCCGGGACGGGATTGGCTCGCGCCCGATACCTACGACCAATTGTTCACCATGCACGGCACGGTGATGATGTTCCTGTTCGCGATCCCGATACTCGAAGGGCTGGCCATGTATTTGGTGCCCAAGATGATCGGCGCGCGCGACCTGGTTTTTCCCCGCTTGAGCGCTTTCGGTTATTGGTGCTATCTGTTCGGCGGCCTGATCCTGCTTTCCAGCCTGTGTTTGGGGATCGCTCCCAATGTGGGCTGGTTTCTGTACACCCCCTTGAGCGGTCCGGTCTATTCGCCGGGGCCCAATCCCGATTTCTGGCTGCTCGGCATCACCTTCGTGGAAGTTTCCACCCTGGGGGGCGGCATCGAACTGGCGGCCTCCATCCTGCGCAGCCGTACCGCCGGCATGGCCCTGCGCCACATGCCGCTGTTCTGCTGGTACATCCTGGTGATGTCGCTGATGATCGTGGTCGGATTTCCGCCCCTGATTCTGGCCAGCATCCTGCTGGAATTGGAGCGGGCGCTGAACATGCCTTTCTTCGACGTCGCCCGCGGCGGCGATCCGATTCTCTGGCAGCATCTGTTCTGGCTGTTCGGGCATCCCGAGGTTTATATCATTTTTCTTCCGGGGGCCGGCATCGTGTCGACCTTGGTTCCGGTCTTCGCGCGCCGCCCCATGGTGGGCTATCGTTGGGTGGTGCTGGCGGTCATCACCACCGGATTTCTCAGCTTCGGCTTGTGGGTGCATCACATGTTCGCCACCGGGATTCCCCACTTGGCGCAGGGCTTTTTCTCGGTGGCCAGCATGCTGGTGGCGATTCCCACCGGGGTTCAAGTCTTCGCCTGGCTGGCGACCCTGTGGGTCGGGCGGCCGGTTTTCCGACTGCCGATGCTGTGGGTCACCGGATTTCTGGTGATTTTTCTGGCCGGCGGCCTGACCGGCGTGATGCTGGCCCTGATTCCCTTCAATTGGCAGGTACACGATACTCATTTCGTGGTCGCCCATTTCCACTACGTCCTGGTGGGGGGCATGCTCTTCCCGTTGATTGCGGGGCTGTATTACTGGCTTCCCCATTTCTCCGGCCGCATGCCCTCGGATATTTTGGGGCGCTGGGGATTCTGGCTGACCTTCATCGGCTTCAACGCCGGCTTTTTGATTATGCACTTGACCGGCTTGCTGGGGATGCCCCGGCGCGTCTATACCTATCGGGCGGAACTGGGCTGGGATCTGCCCAATCTGATTACTTCCCTGAGCGGATTCATCCTGGCCATGGGAATCGCCATGATCCTGGTGGATCTGGCCTTGCACTGGCGCTTCGGCCGGCCGGCGAAATCCAATCCCTGGGACGCCGACACCCTGGAATGGGCCACGGGCACGCCCCCCAGTCCCTATAATTTCATCAGTCTGCCGGCGTGTCCGACGCGCCATCCCTTGTGGGAGCGGCCCGACCTTCAAACCACCATTTCCGAAGGCCGCCATGCCCTCACCACCATCGGTCACGGCCGCCGCGAAACCTGGGGTTCGGACCCGGTCACCGGCAAGGTGCGGGAGATCATCCATTTGCCCGGCAATTCCCTGCTGCCCTTCTGGGCGGCGTCGGCCCTGGCGGTGCTGTGCGTCTGCCTGTTGCTCAGGGCTTATGCCTGGGCCGGAATCGCCGCTTTGGTCAGCCTGGGTTTTTTGCTGCGTTGGAGCTGGGAGAACGGCGCCCATCCCGCGGCGGCGCCCGACGCGCGAACCCTGCCGGGCGAACCGCCGTTGCATTCCAGGACCTTCGACGGTCCCGGCCTGTACGGGATGGCGATCACCCTGCTCGCCGACGCTTCTTTGTTCGTTTCCTTCCTGTTCGGCTGGTTGTATACCTGGACCGTCGCGCCGGGTGAATGGGGTTCGGGGGACACCCCCGTCGCCTGGTCCGTCCTGGCGCTCAGCGGTGGCTTGTTGACGGGCGCGGCGTTCTGGTTCCAGCGGGTGGTGCGGTGGCTGCGAACCAAAACGGAAAAGCACCTGCCGCGCCACTTGTGGGGCATCGCTTGCGTCGGAGCGGTTCATTGCTTGAGTCTGTTCTGGATTTGGGACGGGGCGGGTCCGAATGCGACCGGGAACGTGCACGGCGCCATTTTGACGGTATTTTGGGCCTACCTTTTGTGCCACAGCGGCTTGGCCACTCTGATGACCGGACTGCAAGCCTGGCGGGCGGGCGTCGGTTACGTCACCCCGGCGATTCCCTACGAACCCCGGGTGGTCGCGCTTTGGTGGCTGTACACGGCGGGCGTGTTCTGGGTTGGTTTCGCCATCCTGGCGCTCGTTTCCCTGACCCGAGGAGGTGCCTGA
- a CDS encoding NADPH-dependent assimilatory sulfite reductase hemoprotein subunit: MTKRDADLSQPLEKLHPNETFKHDSSHLRGTIAEGLEDRITAGLPSEGDQQLLKFHGTYQEEDRDLRQERRQKRLEPAYEFMLRLRLPGGVCTPEQWLQLDELAHRYGNGTMRLTTRQTFQFHGVLKWHLKPLLQGVDQVRLDSIAACGDVNRNVIANANPFRSEVHRRTWELAQQLSDHLLPKTRAYYEIWLDDQRLAEGPSEPEEEPLYGKTYLPRKFKIALAVPPDNDVDLFAHDLGLIAIEEAGRLLGFNVSVGGGMGNTDGDSETYPRLGEVIGFCLPEQVLKVAETIVAIQRDYGNRKNRARARLKYTLDTHGTDWFVTELEKRLGFRLEPRRPFRFTRRTDPVGWLQGEDGRWHYGLYIDCGRIKGALMEALRTIAQEHSGHISLTCNQNLILTGIEEQDRPRIERLLGEHDLEEQNRITPARQASFACVAMPTCNLAMAEAERYFPRFMERFEELLASVGLKDDEIIVRISGCPNGCARPYLAEIGLTGRAPGKYNLYLGASRAGERLSSLYLENIDEGRIFAALTPLLQRYAGEREPGEAFGDFLARIGWDGTPPAEASTE, encoded by the coding sequence ATGACCAAACGCGACGCCGATCTCTCCCAGCCGTTGGAAAAGCTCCATCCCAACGAAACCTTCAAGCACGACAGTAGCCACTTGCGCGGCACCATCGCCGAGGGCCTGGAGGACCGGATCACCGCCGGTCTGCCCAGCGAGGGCGACCAGCAGTTGCTGAAATTCCACGGCACCTATCAGGAAGAAGACCGGGATCTCCGCCAGGAGCGCCGCCAGAAGCGCCTGGAGCCGGCCTACGAATTCATGCTCCGCCTGCGCCTTCCCGGCGGCGTCTGCACCCCCGAGCAATGGCTGCAGCTGGACGAACTGGCCCATCGCTACGGCAACGGCACGATGCGCCTCACCACCCGCCAGACCTTTCAATTCCACGGGGTGCTGAAATGGCATCTCAAGCCCCTGCTCCAAGGCGTCGATCAGGTCCGGCTCGACAGCATCGCCGCCTGCGGCGACGTCAACCGCAACGTGATCGCCAACGCCAACCCGTTCCGCTCGGAAGTCCACCGGCGCACCTGGGAGCTAGCCCAACAACTCAGCGACCATCTGCTGCCCAAAACCCGCGCCTACTACGAAATTTGGCTCGACGACCAGCGCCTCGCCGAAGGGCCTTCCGAGCCGGAGGAAGAACCCCTCTACGGAAAGACCTATCTGCCGCGCAAATTCAAGATCGCCCTCGCGGTCCCGCCGGACAACGACGTGGACCTGTTCGCCCACGATCTGGGGCTGATCGCCATTGAGGAAGCCGGCCGATTGTTGGGGTTCAACGTATCGGTGGGCGGCGGCATGGGGAATACCGACGGGGATTCGGAAACCTATCCCCGGCTGGGGGAAGTCATCGGCTTCTGCCTGCCCGAACAGGTGCTGAAGGTGGCGGAAACCATCGTGGCGATCCAGCGCGACTATGGCAACCGCAAGAACCGCGCCCGCGCCCGTCTCAAATACACCCTCGATACCCACGGCACCGACTGGTTCGTCACCGAACTGGAAAAGCGCCTGGGCTTCCGCCTGGAGCCCCGGCGCCCGTTCCGCTTCACCCGCCGCACCGACCCCGTGGGCTGGTTGCAAGGCGAAGACGGCCGCTGGCACTACGGGCTCTACATCGATTGCGGCCGGATCAAGGGGGCATTGATGGAAGCCCTGCGCACCATCGCCCAAGAGCATAGCGGCCATATCAGCCTCACCTGCAACCAAAATCTGATCCTGACCGGGATCGAGGAACAAGACCGGCCCCGCATCGAGCGCCTCTTGGGCGAACACGACCTGGAGGAACAGAACCGGATCACCCCCGCCCGACAGGCTTCGTTCGCCTGCGTCGCCATGCCCACCTGCAACCTGGCGATGGCGGAAGCGGAACGCTATTTTCCCCGCTTCATGGAGCGCTTCGAGGAACTGCTCGCCTCCGTGGGCCTTAAGGACGACGAGATTATCGTCCGCATCAGCGGCTGCCCCAACGGCTGCGCCCGCCCCTATCTGGCCGAAATCGGCCTGACCGGCCGCGCGCCCGGCAAGTACAACCTGTACCTGGGCGCCAGTCGCGCGGGCGAGCGCCTGTCTTCCCTGTATCTGGAAAACATCGACGAAGGGCGCATCTTCGCCGCGCTCACCCCGTTGCTGCAGCGCTATGCGGGCGAACGCGAACCGGGAGAGGCATTCGGCGATTTCCTGGCCCGGATCGGTTGGGACGGGACCCCCCCGGCGGAGGCAAGTACCGAGTAG
- a CDS encoding assimilatory sulfite reductase (NADPH) flavoprotein subunit codes for MSQFPPSPLNPEQTELLERLLATLSRDQRMWLSGYLAAPAQETAAQAPARTPLVTVLYGTETGHSEELAETIRKMLIDRGVRAQAADMADYEPRKLKQEKFLLAITSTHGEGDPPAPAEGFFEFLHSIKAPKLDGVRFSVLSLGDSSYEFFCEAGKVIDARLEALGAERFQDRVDCDVDYEQAAQEWMTAAAEKLAELLAAVAPPREVGSPLTSAPAARYDRHHPFQSLVFENVNLNGHGSDKKTHHLELSIEDSGLVYEPGDAVGIIPRNAPEWADELIEALGLPAGEPVETPRGTRALREALESDYEMTQLAPAFVERYAELSQNPTLKRLSQKENRRELMEFVQGRWIVDLVREYPLPGIQAQQLLGCLRTMQPRLYSIASSQAAYPDELHLLVAVVEYRIDGKLRQGLASSFLSERVKVGDRIPVYIETNKHFRLPKDPAAPVIMIGPGTGVAPFRAFLQEREARSAPGKNWLLFGERRFRTDFLYQVEWQKWLKSGFLSRMDVAFSRDGDQKVYVQHRLLEKSRELYAWLEEGAYFYVCGDANRMAPDVHAALIEVVRKERGCDREQAEEYVKTLQQQKRYLKDVY; via the coding sequence ATGAGCCAGTTTCCCCCTTCCCCTTTGAATCCCGAGCAGACCGAGCTTTTGGAGCGTCTGCTTGCCACCCTGTCCCGCGACCAGCGCATGTGGCTGAGCGGCTATCTCGCCGCCCCGGCGCAGGAAACCGCCGCCCAAGCCCCGGCCCGGACGCCGCTGGTCACCGTGCTTTACGGGACCGAAACCGGGCATTCCGAAGAGCTTGCCGAAACTATCCGCAAGATGCTCATCGACCGCGGCGTGCGCGCCCAGGCGGCGGACATGGCCGATTACGAACCGCGCAAACTCAAGCAGGAAAAATTCCTGCTGGCGATCACCAGCACCCACGGCGAAGGGGACCCGCCCGCGCCGGCGGAAGGCTTTTTCGAATTTCTCCACTCCATCAAGGCGCCCAAACTGGACGGGGTCCGATTCTCGGTCCTGTCCCTGGGGGATTCCAGCTACGAATTTTTCTGCGAGGCCGGCAAGGTCATCGACGCCCGTCTGGAAGCATTGGGCGCCGAGCGCTTCCAGGACCGCGTCGATTGCGACGTGGACTACGAGCAAGCGGCGCAGGAATGGATGACGGCGGCGGCGGAAAAATTGGCGGAACTGCTCGCCGCGGTGGCCCCGCCCCGGGAAGTCGGCTCTCCCTTGACCTCGGCCCCGGCCGCCCGCTACGACCGTCACCACCCCTTTCAGAGCCTGGTGTTCGAAAACGTCAATCTCAACGGCCACGGCTCCGACAAGAAAACCCACCATCTGGAACTGTCCATCGAGGACTCGGGCCTGGTCTACGAGCCGGGCGACGCGGTGGGCATCATTCCCCGCAACGCCCCGGAATGGGCCGACGAATTGATCGAGGCCCTGGGGCTTCCCGCCGGCGAGCCGGTGGAAACCCCCCGGGGAACGCGCGCGCTCCGGGAAGCCCTCGAATCCGACTACGAGATGACCCAGCTGGCGCCGGCGTTCGTGGAACGCTACGCCGAGTTGAGCCAGAATCCCACCTTGAAGCGCTTGAGCCAAAAGGAAAACCGCCGCGAGCTGATGGAATTCGTCCAGGGCCGCTGGATCGTCGATCTGGTCCGCGAATATCCCTTGCCGGGCATTCAAGCCCAGCAGTTGCTGGGCTGCCTGCGGACGATGCAGCCGCGCCTGTATTCCATCGCCTCCAGCCAGGCGGCCTATCCCGACGAGCTGCATCTCCTGGTGGCGGTGGTGGAATACCGGATCGACGGCAAGCTGCGCCAGGGGCTCGCTTCCAGTTTTCTCTCCGAGCGGGTCAAGGTGGGCGACCGGATTCCGGTTTACATCGAAACCAACAAGCATTTCCGCCTGCCCAAGGATCCCGCCGCCCCCGTCATCATGATCGGGCCGGGCACCGGGGTGGCGCCCTTCCGGGCTTTCCTGCAGGAACGCGAAGCCCGCTCGGCGCCGGGGAAGAACTGGCTGCTGTTCGGCGAGCGCCGCTTCCGCACCGATTTCCTCTACCAGGTGGAATGGCAGAAATGGTTGAAATCGGGCTTCCTGAGCCGCATGGACGTGGCCTTCTCCCGCGACGGCGACCAGAAGGTCTACGTCCAGCACCGCCTGCTCGAAAAAAGCCGCGAGCTTTACGCTTGGCTGGAGGAGGGTGCCTATTTCTACGTCTGCGGCGACGCCAACCGCATGGCTCCCGACGTCCACGCCGCCCTGATCGAAGTGGTGCGTAAGGAGCGCGGCTGCGATCGGGAACAGGCCGAGGAATACGTCAAGACGCTGCAACAGCAAAAACGCTATCTGAAAGATGTGTACTGA